The sequence below is a genomic window from Chondrinema litorale.
ATGGTTTTGTAAACACCACTCAATAGATTAAACAAGTCGAAATTGATGAATTCCAGCTCAATTTTACCTGCTTCAATTTTAGACATATCCAAAATGTCGTTGATGAGCGATAAAAGGTTGTTAGCTGAGAACTCAAGAATTTGAACATTATCTTGTTGTTCTGGATTTAAAGGAGACTGCTTTAATAAATGAGATACACCAATAATTGCATTCAATGGTGTACGAATCTCATGACTCATGGTAGAAAGAAAGCGCTCTTTGGCATAAGAGGCTTCTTCAGCTTTTTCTTTGGCATCATGTAATAACCTGTTGGTTTCCATTAACTCTGCAGTTCTCTCAGAGATTTTTTCTTCCAGATTATTATTAATTTCTTGCAGTTCTTGAACCAGATTAGCATTGTCTTTTTTGAGTTGATAAGTTTCTAGTGCCTTATCAATTGTAAGTTTTAACTCTTCTCTGTTCCATGGTTTTACAATATACCTATGTATCCCACACTTATTTAAAGCTCTTACAATATCTTCAATATCTGCAAAACCAGTAATTATAATTCTTACTGGGTCTGGATAATCAGGAATAATTCTTTCCAGAAATTCAACTCCAGTCATTTTAGGCATTCTCTGGTCGGTTATTATTAAATGAATTTCTTCATTTTTGAGAACCTCAAGGCCTTCTATACCAGATTTTGCTGTAAATATTTTATAGTATTGTTTAAAAGCAGCTTTAAAAATTCTAAGGTTGCTTTCTTCGTCGTCCAGATAGAGTAGGTTGTATTTTTTTTCTTTGTTCATAGAAAAGTCAAAAAAATCTGAATCTAAAAACTTACTTGTATGTTCAGAATAATGTTTAAATCAAACGCAAAAACACTGCTGTTTTGATTAATTTTTTTAATTCTTTTAAAAAATTATATTTCACTTTTAATTATAACTTCGAACTTAAATCAGAAGCTTTTTAAATTAAAAGTTAATTATTTAATAAAAGTTAATGTTTTTATTTTAATGAGGCCAATAAACCTTCATGTTTTGAATAGAACAGACATAGTTTAAGTTTCATTATATATTTACATTTATTTTTGTGAGTAAATAAAAGGATATGACTGCTGAACAACTTCTTCAAAAACATAAGCTTAGAAAAACAGATATTAGAACAACAATTCTCAATCTTTTTCTTAATGCTGAGCAGGCCTTGAGTGAGCAAAATATAGAATGTACACTTAAACAAAACTGTGATCGTGTTACTATTTATAGGTCTTTAAAAAGCTTTGTAGAGAAAGGCATTCTGCATAAAGTACTTGATGAAGGTAATGTAGTAAAATATGCTTTATGTGGAGAAACTTGCCACGATGAGGACCATCAACATGAGCATGTACATTTTAAATGTAGTACTTGTGGGGCAACAGTTTGTTTTGAAGAGATACCAATACAAAATATAAATTTGCCTAAAGGTTATAAAAAGGTAGAGTCTAATCTACTAGTTTTAGGCATATGCGATAAATGCCCCAAATAGTATTGAGGCATTTATCATTTTTTAATTAGCTAGGTTTTTTCCAAACCATAAAGGCAGATACAAGCAATACTAAGAGTAGGCTTATATTAAAAGTAATATTTAGCCATGTTCTACTTCCTAAACTGCTTAGCTTGTTGCTCTCATCTGAGATTTTGTCGTAAAACCCTCCAGGATTATTAGATGCAATTTCTGCATTCTTTTTACTTTCTCCGGTTATTTGAACTGTGTATTGAGATCGAAGGGTATCGTAACTTCCTGTTTCTGTGTTAAAATAAACCCAATTGAAATAATCTCCCAAATCAAATTCACCAGGTTCTCTTGGTTGTAATTGATAAGAAAAGGTTTTAGAACCAGAAATTGTATTTCGACCTCTATTAATATTGGTATTTGTACTAGGCGGGAAAAAATCAAAATTACTTTGTTTAGGAATTTCAATTTCGTTGATAGAAGCTATGTTACCTTCACCAGAAATCGCATATTGATAATTATAGCTTTTTCCGGTTTCCATCATGGATTTGTCAAGCTTTTCAATCAATTTAAAATCTCCTACATTTACCTGAGCACTTAATGGGTGAGGTGGCAGTTCTTTTACTTTTACATTTACCGCTTTAGAATAGAAAGTTTTATAATCCTCTTGCATGTTTCTGCCAAAGAATGAAGGATTTTTTGCTACCTTATATTTAATCATTCTTAACCCTGCAGATGGAATTTTAATATCTTCTGCATTTAAAGGGAAAAACGTTGCCTGATACATGCGGTACTGGGTATATTGCTTATTATTAATAGTAACATACTCAGGATTAATTTTATCAATACCATAATTTTCTTCCCAACAGTTTTGAGGCTTTACTTTTTTTAATATATCTCCTAATTGGTCGCTTATTTTATCGAATTCCATTCTAGCTCTGTTCTTAAGAGAGATATAGAATGAAATGCTTAGAGTAAAACCTTCGCCAACATATACATTTTTTTTGTTGGTTGTAACTGCAAAAAATGCATCTTCTTGTACATCTACAAATTCTGCATTGTTGCTATCATTTCCCCAAAAATTAGAAAATGGATCTGATTTTTGCGACGCATTTCCTGCTGATGCAGTCACTTTAATAGTTGCTCCTGGAGACCTTGCAGCAATGTCATTTATTTCCATACTAAATGGTGCTAAAACAAAAGTACCCTTTCTGGTAGGCTTATAGTTTTGAGTTACACTTTCGAATGAAGTTAACTGACCATTTACATAACTAGTAGTTTTTGTTGAAGAAGTACCTTGTTGTACTAGCCCGGGAATTTCAGGAAAAGGAGAGTGTTTACTTAACCTGGCATTTTGAAGTTTAATGATTATTTGGAAAGTCTCATTTTCGTTAATTTCAGTCTTTCCAATTTCAATTTGAACCTCTTGAGCTTGTGTAGTTCTACTAGTAAAAATTGACATTAAAACCAAAAAAAATAGACTTTTAATTGTAATATTCATGGAAAAAATTTTAATGTATGGGGAAATCCCAATAAAATACCCGCAATTTGCGTACAAATTAGCTAAAATATAATTATATTAACACTACCTACCTAAGTTTAAAAGAATGTTCAACTTAAAATATCAATGGCTAATGCTTGAATACTTTAAAGTGATCTTAGCAAAAGTAAGCTTTGATAAGGTTCTTTTTGAGAAAGAACTTATAAAAGCTCTAAAGAATCTAATGATTAACGAGGTAAAAGAATTAAAACAATGGTGCACTTCAAAGTTTAATGCGAAATACAGCGATGTTATCGACAGGTGTTTCGGTAAATTCAACAAGCAACTCAATTTGAGTATTTAAATCTTTAGTTTAGTAATTTAGAGAATGAATATTAAAGCCGGATTAGTTCCGGCTTTTGCTTTTTTAATTGGTAGCATTTACGAATTTAATATTTCGCTTTAGACCTTCAAACTTTGTTCTTTTAACAGCAGATTTTTTAAACAACGCTCTAAAAACATCCTCGGTGAGATCATGCCAGCTTTCTTTGTCCATTTTTTCTAAGTCTGAATGTGGGTTAAACTCAAGCGTTTGGTGAGGCTTAGAAAACCTATTCCAAGGGCAAACATCTTGACATATGTCGCAACCAAATATCCAATCTTTAAATTTATTTGAGTATTGAGAAGGTAGCTCGTCTTTTAATTCAATTGTAAAATAAGAAATACATTTGCTGCCATCTACTACAAAAGGTGCTGGTATGGCATCGGTAGGGCAGGCATCTATACATCTTGTGCATGTACCACAATAATCTTTTACAGGTCCGTCTTCTTGTAATTCTAAATCAATTATTACTTCTGCTAAAAAAAAGAAACTTCCAGAGCCTTTATTAAGCAGTAAACTATTTTTTCCGATCCAGCCTAAACCACTTTTAGCTGCCCACTGCCTTTCCATTACCGGAGCCGAGTCTACAAACACTCTGCCTTCTACTTCTCCAATTTCGTCATGAATGATTTTTAACAAAGATTTGAGTTTCTTTTTTATTACAAAATGATAATCTTCTCCATAGGCATATTTTGCAATTTTATATCCAGTTTTATTGTTGAGGTTTTTAGAAGGATAATAATTGCACATAAGACTTATCACAGATTTTGCTCCGGGCACTAACTTAGAAGGATCTAATCTTTTATCGAAATGGTTAGCTAAATAAGCCATTTTACCATGCATATTATTATTTAGCCAGCTTTCAAGTTTTGGTGCTTCCTCTTCCAAAAAAGCAGCTTTGGAAATACCAACGAAATCAAATCCCAGTTTTTTAGCACTTTCTTTAATAAGTCTTGTATTCTTTACAATTTGTTGGTCAATATGCATGTAAATACTTTGAAGATTTTGTTAATTTGAATTATTAATATCTATAAATAACTGAAACTCTTTCAGCATCTAATTACGTGTTAAATTAGTACTCAACCATATATAGCATGAGGTTTATATGCAAAAATACAATCTCATTCATACCATACACTAACGTTTTTACTTTTCTAATAATAGAGAATATTTTTTTCGAGAAAATAAGTACACTTAATGAGTAAACATACTATGAGAAAACTGATCTTAATTAAAACAGTTATTTTATGTTTTATCAGTAGCCAGTTTGTTTTTTCACAGAGAGGATTTAAAATAAGTAGTGATCAAAAAAGATTGGCTTTGGTGATTGGTAATGCATCATATCAAAATGCTACCTCTTTAGCAAATCCTGTTAATGATGCACGCTCAATTGCATCATCTCTGAAAGCAATTGGGTTTGATGTTATTACTGTTGAGAATGCTACACTTCCTGATATGAAAAGGAAGGTGGATGAGTTTGGGCTTAAATTAAAAGACTACGATGTAGGTTTGTTTTATTATGCAGGCCACGGTATACAATCGAGAGGGAATAACTATCTGGTACCTGTTGAAGCTAACTTAACTACAGAAAGAGCAGTGGAATATGATTGTGTTCGAGCAGATAGGGTTTTAGGTTTTATGGAAGAGGCACAGAGTGATGTAAATATTGTTATTCTAGACGCTTGTAGAAATAATCCATTTGAGCGTTCATGGTCAAGATCAACTGCTGGAAATGGTTTGGCATTTATGAATGCACCTTCTGGGTCTTTAATTGCTTATGCAACCTCGCCAGGGAGTACTGCATCAGATGGCTCTGGTTCTAATGGTTTGTATACAGAAGCCTTACTTCAAGAATTACATTCTCCTGATGTTACAATTCTTCAGATGTTCCAAAGAGTTAGGGCGAGAGTGGTTGAAGGTTCAAGCGGAAAACAAATTCCTTGGGAATCTACTTCACTAACCGGTGATTTTTATTTTGCTGGAAATAATATACAGCAAAATAATAATGTAACTTCAAATACAAACAATAGCTACAATAACTCTAATACAAATAATAATAATGTTGTAAGCTATAATAACAATAATGCTTACAACAATTCATCATTTAAAGCTACATGGAAAACTGAAGATGGTGATTATTGGCTTTATATTAATGATAAGCATGCACCTGGAACCAAAAGTACATATGTTGAAGATGATGTAATTGTTTACGACCCGGGGACTAAGACAAATTACATGATGAGAGGTTACCGAAATAATATAGATGGAGTGGAAAGGGCCGCAGAACCTCTTTATTCACCGAGTGCGGCATTTTACAGGTGTTTAGATGGTTCGTATTGGTTTTACATAGAAGGTCTAAGGATAAAAGGGACAAATAGCGCTTGGGTAGATAATTCTCTATTAGTTTATGATAATACCTCAAACAGGCATTTTTTATTTAGAGATTACAAATTCAACTGTGATAATGATATAAAACCAGCCGAAGAAGTTTTCTCTAGAACGAATGTTTTTTGGAAGCAAAAAGATGGATCTTACTGGTTTTATGTAAATGGTTTACATGTTTCTAATTCTAAAAATGAATGGAAAGGTGATGACTTACTAGTTACAGATCCAAATACTGGTAAGAAGTATTTATTAGAAAATTATAAAAACCGAGATGATAATCAGTTAAGAGAAGCAGTTTCTTATTATTAAGAGAATTTCTTACCTGACTATATACTGAGAATGAATCTGTTTGCCAAAATTTATATGTTAAGCTGGCATTAAACATATAACTAATTAGCAAACAGATTCATTTTTTATGCAAAAGCCATTATCAACTAGCATAGTGTTTTTAGTACTATCAGTACTACTTTGTGGTCTTCGCCCTCCTGAAGAGCCGCCTAATAAAGTAAAATCAATCTTAAATCAAATCTTAGATAGGGGTTATATAGAAGTAGGAATTACTGCCGACTATGTACCCTTTGCTTATTTTGAGCCCGACAGTCAATCTTATCAAGGTATCGATATTGAGCTAGCTAAAAAACTGGCAGAAGATATGGACGTCGAGTTGCGGTTTGTGACAACTACCAGAGAGCAATTAATGAGTGATGTTTTACACAGAAATTTTGATGTAGCAATGTCAGGCATAGCCAGAACGGTAAAACAAACATTGCTAACTTGGATGACAACTGGATATTTTGAAGCTGGTAAAGCTATTTTAATAAGAGAAAAAGATAAAGAGTTGTTCACAAGTTTGAAATTGGCTGATAAGCCCAGTGTAAAAATAGGGGTAAATACTGGTGGTACAAATGAGATATTTGCCAAACAGTTTATCTATCAAGCTGATATTGTTTTTTTTGAGAACAATCTTGATATTCCAGAAGCATTACAAAGAGGTGTTGTCGATATAATGCTTACTGATAATATTGAAGCAAAAGTAATTGCAGATAAAACGGATGGATTATTTGCAGTAGATCCATATCATCCTCTAAATCAAGAAGTAATTGCATTTGCTGTTCCTCCTGGAGATGAAAAATGGCTCAACTTTTTAAACCAGTGGATTTTATATCAACTTGATGATGGAGAAATTGAGAGATTACAGAAAAAATGGATAGGAGAGTAATGGTTTTTGGGCGAATTAACTAATCGGAATATATTTGTTGCTGAAATAAATTTTTTGAGATGATTCAGCAATTACTTTCCAAAATCACGCATCCAACCTTACTATTAGATAAGCAAAAAGCTTTTAATAATATTCAAATGATGATTAGAAAAGCCAATAAATATAACTTGGCTTTTCGTCCTCATTTTAAGACACACCAATCTGCTAAAATCGGAAATTGGTTTAGAGATTTAGGAGTAGAAGAAATAACTGTTTCTTCACTTAATCTTGCTAAGTATTTTGTAGGTCATGGATGGGAAAAAGTAATCGTTGCTTTTCCTGTTAATACAAGAGCGATAGATGAAATTAACGAACTTGCAAAACGCTGTTCTTTAACTGTTTTTATTTCTAATAAAGATAGTTTGAGCAAGTTAAAAGAGTTGTTGTCTGCTCAAATTCAGTTTTTTATAGAAATAGATACAGGCTATAACAGAACAGGTATCTCACCAGAAAATACTGTGCTGATAGATGAACTATTACAAATCTCAGAAAATTCTTCTAATCTCAAATTCAGAGGTTTTTATGTGCATAACGGGCATACATATCAGGCATCTTCTAAAGCTGAAATCGAAGAAATTCATACAAAATCAATAAGAGTTTTTCGGAAGTTAAGAAAGCGATATAGCGACAGATATCCCAAACTAGACATACAAATTGGAGATACACCTTCTTGCAGTTTACTAGATCATTTCGAAGGAATTGATGCAATTGGACCAGGTAATTTTGTCTTTTATGATCTCACTCAAACAAATATAGGATCGTGTAATATCGATCAGGTAGCAGTAGCTATGGCATGCCCTGTAGTTGAAAAGTATGATGACAAAAACCAAGTGATAATCCATGGAGGAGGGGTCCATTTCTCTAAGGACTTTATTGTAGAAGAAGATGGGACAAAGGTTTTTGGTCGAGTTGTAAAAATGGAGGATAATGATTGGAGTAAGCCAATAGAAAATGCATATATAACTTCACTTTCTCAAGAACATGGTATAGTGCAGGTTTCTAAGGAGTTAATGAGTGAAATTAAAGTTGGTGATTTAATATTTGTATTACCTGTTCACTCGTGTCTTACAGCAAATTTACACCAGCATTATATATGTTTAGATGGGGAATGTATAGAGCGATTTTCTTCATGAAACCTAGAGCTCTGTCTTTCATAAAGTTTGTCTTACCCATAATTGTAATAGGTGTTGCTCTTTATTTGGTTTCAGAAGCATTTAGTCCTGTTTACCCTTTGCTCAAAGTGAGGAAAAAGAATCTGTTTCTTTCAGTTGATAATGAAGTAGATGCTCTTTCGATAGGTAATTCACATGCAGGAGCAATTCATTTCAAAACCCTAGGTTTAAATGGAATTCACTTTTGGGATGCTGCCGAAGATATTTATGAGACGAAGTATAAGCTTGATTTTTTACTTCAATATTACCCGAACTTAAAAAAAGTATTTATTCCAATTTCTCCATTTTTAATGGATCAGAATAATGCAGAAGTGTTTTACCATGCGCAGTTTCATCCTCGAATAAGGTTGCATGTGAATACTAATTCTTGGCAGCCCTTACAGAACAAGTTTAACTTTCTTTTGCTAGGAAAACTTTCTCCAATACTCAGATACGATCATTGGGCATTTGTACCAAAATTGCTAACAGGTATCAAAGATATTCAGGCAAATGATCCACGAATGGAATCTGTTTCAAAGAATGGCTATTTGCATTTTAAATATGCCGAAGTGACCTCTTCAAAAATGTTGGAAAACATATGCAAAAATAACTTAAAAGAGCACAAAAGATTAATTGAAGGGAAAGAATATGAAGCTTTATTCTATGAAAAATTAAATGAAGTTATTGATCTGTTGAAGAGTAAAAACATAGAATTAGTGCTTTATACTCCACCTTATTATCAATACTATAACCAAATAAGTAAAAGTACTTTAAGTGATAAACTGAGTGAAGTTTCAAGCTTTGCTGCAACACATCAAGTATTATATTATGACTTTAGCGATTATGCAGTGATCAGCAGTAATTGGCATTTATATGATGATGGAACTCACTTGAATGAACAGGGAAGAATTGCTTTTTCTGAATTACTTAAAAAGCATATTCAATAGAAAAAGAGCTTACTTTTTACAGTAAGCTCTTTTTCTATTGATTTATAATAATCTAGTTTGACATTTTCTCAGTATCGAGAATAATCGCATCTACTTGTTTTTCTTTCACAAGATCATTGATTTTTGGAATATCTTGTTCTTTTATAGACTTCCAATCATTTATTTGGCCATCAATTTTTTGAGTAACCTCTTGCTTAAATTGTTCAGCTTGCTCAGTAGGAGCATTATCACCAATTCCCATTAAAGAGTTTAAGTGAGCCAATTTGTTGGTTAACTTAATTGGGTAGTTTAATGGGTCTTGTCTACTTCTGTTTTTTGTTTGATACAACTCATTTTCAATTTTAGACATCTGCTTTTGCACTTCTTTAACTGCATCGGTTATGTCTTTCATAGTTGAATCACTAGCAATGCGTTTGCTAAGTGTATTTAGCTGCTCTTTTGCTTTTCTAATGTCTATAATTGTCTGGTGAGCCTCAGTTACTTTATCTCTTACAGAAATGAGAAAGTTAAACTGTTTTTGTAAGTCAGCTAAAGTAGCAGAAGATCTTGGGTCAGCAAGAATTTTATAATCTTGAACTTGTTCTTTGCTATTCACAGTTAATTTAACTTTGTAAGCACCCGGTACAGCTTTCGGGCCACTCATGCTAGACCACCACAAAATCATTCCATCAAAATCTTTAGCATCAGGGTATCTCATATTCCAAACAACTCTATTTACACCTTCTTTCAGTTCAGGAAGTTTTTTATCTTTTTCTTTTGCAGTATTCGAGTATGATTTAATTACAGTTCCATCTGCTTCTAAGAAAGATAGTTCGATAGTAGTCGCTGTATCTGGTTCGCTGTCAAGATAAAAATATGCCATTACACCTCCTGGGTGGTTTGTTCCAGCAGTTTTAAGGTTTTTCGCCTGAAAACCATCCATTTTGTAACTATCTATAGGTTTGAATAGATAAGCTTCGCTACCTGCAACTTCAGTAGATAATTGATGTAAAGGAGTAACATCATCTATTATCCATAAACTTCTACCTTGAGTAGCTACAATTAGATTATCATTTTTAAGCAATAAGTCCGTGATTGGAACAATTGGTAAATTCAATTGGAAAGGTTTCCAACTTGTACCATCATCAAAAGAAATATACATACCAGATTCTGTACCCGCATACAGTAAGCCTTTTCTATTTGGATCAGCTCTTACTACTCTTGTAAAGTGATCTGGATCTATACCATTGGTGATCTTAGTCCAGGTTTTGCCATAATTTTTAGTTTTGTACAGATATGGTTGATAGTCACCAGACTTGTACATGGTTGCAGCTACATAAGCACCACCTTTAACAAATGGATCAGCATCAATACTGTTAATCATAATCCATTCGGGCATATTTGGAGGTGTTACATTTTCCCAGTTTTTGCCAGCATCTTTTGTTACATAGATCAATCCATCATCAGAACCTGTCCAGATTAAATCTTTTTCGTAAGGAGATTCAGTAGCTGCGAAAATGGTACAGTAATACTCAACACCAGTATTATCTTGCGTAATAGGCCCACCAGAAGAAACAAGTTTGGTAGAATCGTTTCTTGTTAAATCTGGGCTAATTGTTTCCCAAGATTCGCCACCATTATAGCTTACATGTACATGGTTAGAAGTAGTGTAAAGCTTCTTGGTATCGTGTGGTGAGAAGAAGATTGGGAAATTCCACTGGAAACGATATTTCATGCCTTCTGCTCCATAGCCCATTGGATTATCTGGCCATACATTTATCGCTTTTACTTCTTCGGTAGCATGATTTTGTCGAGTTAAGAAACCTCCATAACTACCACCGTAAACTAAATTGTCGTTTTCAGGGTCAACTGCAATGTGCGCACTTTCACCACCAGCAGTAGACTCCCATGCTTCATCATCAATTGAGTTACCTGTAGTTCTGTGGGCAATTCTTACAGTTGAATTATCTTGTTGAGCAGCATAAATTTTATAAGGGAAAGCATTATCAGTAGTTAGTCTGTAAAATTGAGCAGTTGGCTGGTTGTAATAAGTTGACCAGTTCTCGCCACCATTAAAAGAAATTTGAGCGCCACCATCATCACCAATTATCATTCTTTTTGGGTCTTCTGGAGCAATCCACAAGTCGTGGTGATCGCCATGAGGTGCATTACTAGATTCAAAAGTTTTACCACCATCTGTAGATTTATGGTAACTTACATTTAATACATAAACAAGGTTTTCGTCTTGTGTATCCGCATAGATTCTGGTATAATACCATGCTCTTTGGCGTAGTGAGCGACTATCATTTACTTTAGCCCAAGTTTTACCCGCATCATCAGAGCGGAATAAACCACCATCTTCATGCTCTATTAATGCCCAAACCCTTTCTGAGTTTGCTGCAGAAACAGTTATACCAATAATACCTCTAGTTCCTTTTGGTAAGCCTTTGTTTTCAGAGATTTTCTCCCAAGTATCACCACCGTCTGTACTTTTCCATATATCAGAGCCCTCTCCGCCGCTTTCTAAGCTGTAAGGTGTTCTTCTAATTCTCCAAGTTGTAGCATATAAAATTCTTGGGTTATTAGGGTCAAAAATTAAATCTACAGCACCTGCATCTGCATTGGCATAAAGTACTTTCTCCCAAGTTTTACCACCATCTTTACTGCGAAAAACTCCACGTTCTTCACTCGATTTATATAAGTCACCCATTACGGCAGCATAAACCAAATCTGGGTTTTTAGGGTGAACACGCACTCTGCCAATGTGGCGAGAGTTTTCGAGACCGATCTGCTCCCATGTTTTTCCAGCATCTACTGTTTTCCACATACCATATCCGTAAGATACATTACCTCTTACTGTTTTTTCGCCACCACCTACGTAGATTACATTATTGTCGTATTCGCTAACAGCCAGTGCACCTATAGTACCACCAAAGTATCCATCAGTAATATTTTCCCATGTTTGGCCAGCATCTTTTGTGCGCCAAACACCTCCTCCGGTAGAGCCAAAGTAAAATAAATTTGGTTGGCCAGGTACACCAGTTACAGCACATGAACGCCCACCTCTAAATGGTCCTACCAAGCGGTACTCCATGTTTCCGTAAAGCTTTTCATCGTAACTAAGTGTCGATTCGTTACTCGCATTTTTCTTTTTCCTCTGAGCTTGAACTGGATTTATCAGTTGGATGGAGAAAATAGATAAAAGCAATAAACCTAAAACTGTTTTAGTGAATGAGTTGTAGTTTTTCATTGCATTTCTTGAATTTTTCTTTGAAAAAATATTGCTATTTGAATATAGGCAAGTTACAAAAAGCTGTCTTTTTTTGGAAGAGCCTGCGACAAGCCTACAGTTTTTTTCGACAAACTGTATAGAAATGCTACGAATGTAAACTTAAATACTGCTATCTATTTAATGCTTACAGTTGCTTTAATTGAATAATAGAACACAGAAATGAAGCCGATACTTAGCATAATGTGGAATATCATTAACCCGTAATCTTTCAAATAAATACCTAAGGCTATTCCTGTGAGAAAATATAGTCCTAAGAAACCTTCTAATAAATTTAGCCAATTAAAGCTTTTTTTGATGTAAATATTTCCCTTCCACTGGTCTTTAAGTTTGGTGATGTTGAACTTTGGTGTTCTGATAAATGGTGATTTAAAGCCCAATAAACCTTCTATTACTGCTAATGCATTATGCAGGCTTAATCCCATTGAAATGCATAAAAAGAGGGGATAGATTTTAACAAAATAAGAAAAGGTATGCTGTTTTTCTATTTGTTGTGTGGCAATCCAATAGAACAGGGTAATGGAGAAAAATCCAAAAAGCAGAACACTTCCAATGTTAATTAGCAATTCTAACTCTGGTGAATTTTGCTTTACAAATAACATGGGAATACTAAGAATAGCAGCAAAAAGTAAAAACACGAAGATGGAACTATTTAGCAAGTGAAAAAATGCGTGCACTTTGTTTGAAAAGGTGATTTTCGTTTTTAAAACTGTCAATAAATGCTTTCTGGCAGTTTCAGCAGCACCTTTATTCCATCTAAACTGTTGCGATTTAATAGCCGGCATGAGCACTGGTAATTCGGCAGGAGATTCTACATCTTCTAAAAACTCAAAATGCCAACCTTTCATTTGCGCTCTATAGCTTAAATCTAAGTCTTCTGTAAGTGTATCTTGCTGCCAACCTCCCGCATCTATTATACAAGCTTTTCTCCAAATTCCGGCTGTACCATTAAAGTTGATAAAACTTCCAGCAGAGCTTCTACCAACTTGTTCAATGGTAAAATGAGCATCTAAACCAAATGCTTGTAATTTGGTGAGTACAGAGTAATCTTTATTTAAATGTCCCCATCTGGTTTGAACCACGCCAGTCTTCTCGTTTTCGAAGAAAGGAAGTGTTTTTAACAAGAAATCTTTTTCAGGCACAAAATCAGCGTCAAAAATCGCAATAAACTCTCCTTTAGCTATAGCTGTTCCATATTTTAATGCGCCTGCTTTAAATCCTTCTCTGCTAGCTCTTCTCACATGTTGTATGTCATATCCTTTAT
It includes:
- a CDS encoding Fur family transcriptional regulator translates to MTAEQLLQKHKLRKTDIRTTILNLFLNAEQALSEQNIECTLKQNCDRVTIYRSLKSFVEKGILHKVLDEGNVVKYALCGETCHDEDHQHEHVHFKCSTCGATVCFEEIPIQNINLPKGYKKVESNLLVLGICDKCPK
- a CDS encoding BatD family protein, with the translated sequence MNITIKSLFFLVLMSIFTSRTTQAQEVQIEIGKTEINENETFQIIIKLQNARLSKHSPFPEIPGLVQQGTSSTKTTSYVNGQLTSFESVTQNYKPTRKGTFVLAPFSMEINDIAARSPGATIKVTASAGNASQKSDPFSNFWGNDSNNAEFVDVQEDAFFAVTTNKKNVYVGEGFTLSISFYISLKNRARMEFDKISDQLGDILKKVKPQNCWEENYGIDKINPEYVTINNKQYTQYRMYQATFFPLNAEDIKIPSAGLRMIKYKVAKNPSFFGRNMQEDYKTFYSKAVNVKVKELPPHPLSAQVNVGDFKLIEKLDKSMMETGKSYNYQYAISGEGNIASINEIEIPKQSNFDFFPPSTNTNINRGRNTISGSKTFSYQLQPREPGEFDLGDYFNWVYFNTETGSYDTLRSQYTVQITGESKKNAEIASNNPGGFYDKISDESNKLSSLGSRTWLNITFNISLLLVLLVSAFMVWKKPS
- the queG gene encoding tRNA epoxyqueuosine(34) reductase QueG, which gives rise to MHIDQQIVKNTRLIKESAKKLGFDFVGISKAAFLEEEAPKLESWLNNNMHGKMAYLANHFDKRLDPSKLVPGAKSVISLMCNYYPSKNLNNKTGYKIAKYAYGEDYHFVIKKKLKSLLKIIHDEIGEVEGRVFVDSAPVMERQWAAKSGLGWIGKNSLLLNKGSGSFFFLAEVIIDLELQEDGPVKDYCGTCTRCIDACPTDAIPAPFVVDGSKCISYFTIELKDELPSQYSNKFKDWIFGCDICQDVCPWNRFSKPHQTLEFNPHSDLEKMDKESWHDLTEDVFRALFKKSAVKRTKFEGLKRNIKFVNATN
- a CDS encoding caspase family protein; translated protein: MRKLILIKTVILCFISSQFVFSQRGFKISSDQKRLALVIGNASYQNATSLANPVNDARSIASSLKAIGFDVITVENATLPDMKRKVDEFGLKLKDYDVGLFYYAGHGIQSRGNNYLVPVEANLTTERAVEYDCVRADRVLGFMEEAQSDVNIVILDACRNNPFERSWSRSTAGNGLAFMNAPSGSLIAYATSPGSTASDGSGSNGLYTEALLQELHSPDVTILQMFQRVRARVVEGSSGKQIPWESTSLTGDFYFAGNNIQQNNNVTSNTNNSYNNSNTNNNNVVSYNNNNAYNNSSFKATWKTEDGDYWLYINDKHAPGTKSTYVEDDVIVYDPGTKTNYMMRGYRNNIDGVERAAEPLYSPSAAFYRCLDGSYWFYIEGLRIKGTNSAWVDNSLLVYDNTSNRHFLFRDYKFNCDNDIKPAEEVFSRTNVFWKQKDGSYWFYVNGLHVSNSKNEWKGDDLLVTDPNTGKKYLLENYKNRDDNQLREAVSYY
- a CDS encoding transporter substrate-binding domain-containing protein, which gives rise to MQKPLSTSIVFLVLSVLLCGLRPPEEPPNKVKSILNQILDRGYIEVGITADYVPFAYFEPDSQSYQGIDIELAKKLAEDMDVELRFVTTTREQLMSDVLHRNFDVAMSGIARTVKQTLLTWMTTGYFEAGKAILIREKDKELFTSLKLADKPSVKIGVNTGGTNEIFAKQFIYQADIVFFENNLDIPEALQRGVVDIMLTDNIEAKVIADKTDGLFAVDPYHPLNQEVIAFAVPPGDEKWLNFLNQWILYQLDDGEIERLQKKWIGE
- a CDS encoding alanine racemase — translated: MIQQLLSKITHPTLLLDKQKAFNNIQMMIRKANKYNLAFRPHFKTHQSAKIGNWFRDLGVEEITVSSLNLAKYFVGHGWEKVIVAFPVNTRAIDEINELAKRCSLTVFISNKDSLSKLKELLSAQIQFFIEIDTGYNRTGISPENTVLIDELLQISENSSNLKFRGFYVHNGHTYQASSKAEIEEIHTKSIRVFRKLRKRYSDRYPKLDIQIGDTPSCSLLDHFEGIDAIGPGNFVFYDLTQTNIGSCNIDQVAVAMACPVVEKYDDKNQVIIHGGGVHFSKDFIVEEDGTKVFGRVVKMEDNDWSKPIENAYITSLSQEHGIVQVSKELMSEIKVGDLIFVLPVHSCLTANLHQHYICLDGECIERFSS